One segment of Bradyrhizobium sp. CB2312 DNA contains the following:
- a CDS encoding DUF2147 domain-containing protein, protein MLTRFAIPSIILAALFGTPSAHAQSADGTWLTQAGDARVKISKCGGGICGRIVWLREPMDTATGQPATDSKNPNPALARRPMIGLPLFNGMQPSGPNKWSGQIYNADDGSTYASSVTVTGADSLRVEGCVGALCGGETWTRR, encoded by the coding sequence ATGCTCACCAGATTCGCGATTCCTTCCATCATTTTGGCTGCACTGTTCGGCACGCCTTCCGCCCACGCGCAGAGCGCCGACGGGACCTGGCTCACCCAGGCGGGTGATGCGCGCGTGAAGATCAGCAAGTGCGGCGGCGGCATCTGCGGCCGCATCGTCTGGCTGCGCGAGCCCATGGACACCGCGACCGGCCAGCCCGCCACCGACAGCAAGAACCCCAATCCCGCGCTCGCGAGGCGCCCGATGATCGGCCTGCCGCTGTTCAACGGCATGCAGCCGTCAGGACCGAACAAATGGTCGGGCCAGATCTACAATGCCGACGACGGCAGCACCTATGCGAGCAGCGTCACGGTCACTGGCGCGGATTCGCTGCGGGTCGAGGGCTGCGTCGGCGCGCTCTGCGGCGGCGAGACCTGGACCCGCCGCTAA
- a CDS encoding DUF3095 domain-containing protein gives MTSGDSFYGGIPVFRGFTSLMDPALYAPLPDDWSIGVADIVDSTKAIAAQRYKAVNMAGAAVIAAVTNALEGREFPFVFGGDGASFAVAPSDLGAAREALAATATWVREDLDLKMRVALVPVSAIRAQGLDVRVARFGPSANLSYAMFSGGGLAFADAAMKRGEFAVAEAPTGTQPDLSGLSCRFEVMPAARGLILSVLVMPVRGAEPAAFRKVIEDIIHLVERSPDGGRPVPPQGPPLKWPPQGLEFEARTKRGGPLLARRVSVLAYTLFVYLIMRFDLEVGGFVPKVYKRQVVENSDFRKYDDGLRMILDCTPQLERALSERLATAARDGIVRYGLYQQDAAMMTCFTPSALRSDHVHFIDGARGGYASAATALKAMVAAG, from the coding sequence ATGACATCAGGCGACTCCTTCTACGGCGGCATTCCTGTCTTCCGCGGCTTCACCAGCCTGATGGACCCCGCGCTCTATGCGCCGCTGCCGGATGATTGGAGCATCGGCGTGGCTGACATCGTGGATTCGACCAAAGCGATCGCGGCGCAGCGCTACAAGGCGGTCAACATGGCCGGTGCCGCCGTGATCGCGGCGGTGACCAATGCGCTTGAGGGACGCGAATTTCCCTTCGTGTTCGGCGGCGACGGCGCGAGCTTTGCGGTCGCGCCTTCGGATCTCGGTGCTGCGCGCGAGGCACTGGCCGCTACCGCGACCTGGGTGCGCGAGGATCTCGACCTCAAGATGCGCGTCGCGCTGGTGCCGGTGAGCGCCATCCGCGCGCAGGGCCTCGACGTGCGCGTCGCGCGTTTCGGTCCGTCGGCGAATTTGTCCTATGCGATGTTCTCCGGCGGCGGGCTCGCCTTCGCCGATGCCGCGATGAAGCGCGGCGAGTTCGCGGTCGCGGAGGCACCGACGGGCACGCAGCCCGATCTCTCCGGCCTGTCCTGCCGCTTCGAGGTGATGCCGGCCGCGCGCGGCCTGATCCTGTCGGTGCTGGTGATGCCGGTGCGCGGCGCCGAGCCGGCGGCTTTCCGCAAGGTGATCGAGGATATCATCCACCTCGTCGAGCGCAGCCCGGATGGCGGCCGTCCCGTGCCGCCGCAGGGACCGCCGCTGAAATGGCCGCCGCAGGGGCTGGAATTCGAGGCCCGCACCAAGCGCGGCGGTCCGCTGCTGGCGCGCAGGGTCAGCGTGCTGGCCTATACGCTGTTCGTCTATCTGATCATGCGTTTCGACCTCGAGGTCGGCGGCTTCGTGCCCAAGGTCTACAAGCGCCAGGTGGTCGAGAACTCGGACTTCCGCAAATACGACGATGGCCTGCGCATGATCCTCGACTGCACGCCGCAGCTCGAGCGCGCCTTGAGCGAGCGTCTCGCAACCGCCGCCCGCGACGGCATCGTGCGCTACGGCCTCTACCAGCAGGACGCGGCGATGATGACCTGCTTCACGCCGTCGGCGCTACGCAGCGACCATGTCCACTTCATCGACGGCGCGCGAGGCGGCTACGCCTCGGCGGCGACGGCGCTGAAGGCGATGGTGGCGGCGGGTTAA
- a CDS encoding superoxide dismutase: MTFTLPPLPYAYDALGQYMSKETLEYHHDKHHQAYVTNGNNALKGTEWEGKSLEEIVKGSFGKNPAVFNNAGQHYNHIHFWSWMKPNGGGTKLPGKLEKKINEDLGGFEKFKTDFQAAGVGQFGSGWCWLQVKNGKLEISKTPNGENPLVHGATPILGCDVWEHSYYIDYRNRRPDYLKAFVENLVNWEYVESLFDKA, translated from the coding sequence ATGACCTTTACGCTGCCCCCACTCCCCTACGCCTATGACGCCCTCGGCCAGTACATGTCGAAGGAGACGCTGGAATATCATCACGACAAGCATCATCAGGCCTACGTCACCAACGGCAATAACGCGCTCAAGGGGACCGAATGGGAAGGCAAGTCCCTTGAGGAGATCGTCAAGGGCTCGTTCGGCAAGAACCCCGCGGTGTTCAACAACGCCGGCCAGCACTACAACCACATCCACTTCTGGAGCTGGATGAAGCCCAATGGCGGCGGCACCAAGCTGCCGGGCAAGCTCGAGAAGAAGATCAACGAAGACCTCGGCGGCTTCGAGAAGTTCAAGACCGACTTCCAGGCGGCCGGCGTCGGCCAGTTCGGCTCCGGCTGGTGCTGGCTCCAGGTCAAGAACGGCAAGCTCGAGATCTCCAAGACCCCGAACGGCGAGAATCCGCTGGTGCACGGCGCCACGCCGATCCTCGGCTGCGACGTCTGGGAGCACTCCTACTACATCGACTATCGCAATCGCCGCCCCGACTATCTCAAGGCGTTCGTCGAGAACCTCGTGAACTGGGAATACGTCGAGTCCCTGTTCGACAAGGCGTAA
- a CDS encoding zinc ABC transporter substrate-binding protein: protein MRRLLLCALLLIASPLHAAERLNVVASFSILADFVRNVGGDRIDLTTLVGPDSDVHVYTPAPGDAKRIAAAKLVIVNGLGLEGWLPRLVQSAGSKAQVVTASAGIAPLKLGSAADPHAWQSVPNAKVYVTDIANALAAADPDDADFFHAQAKAYLEKLEALDREVRETVAKIPPERRKVISTHDAFGYFAAEYGVQFVAPLGVSTETEPSARDIAAIIGQIKAAKIPAVFLENISDDRLIRRIAAETGAKVGGTLISDGLTGEKGPAPTYIDMVRHNIKALTSALDH from the coding sequence ATGCGGCGTCTCCTGCTTTGTGCGCTCCTACTGATCGCTTCGCCGCTGCACGCCGCGGAGCGGCTCAATGTCGTCGCAAGCTTCTCGATCCTTGCCGACTTCGTCCGCAATGTCGGCGGCGACCGGATCGATCTGACCACGCTGGTCGGCCCCGACAGCGACGTGCACGTCTACACGCCAGCGCCGGGCGATGCGAAACGGATCGCGGCTGCAAAGCTCGTCATCGTCAACGGGCTTGGCCTCGAGGGTTGGCTGCCGCGGCTGGTGCAGTCCGCAGGCAGCAAGGCCCAGGTGGTCACCGCGAGCGCCGGCATCGCGCCGCTGAAACTGGGCTCGGCCGCCGATCCGCATGCCTGGCAGTCCGTGCCGAATGCCAAGGTCTACGTGACCGACATCGCCAATGCTTTGGCTGCGGCCGATCCCGATGATGCAGACTTCTTCCATGCCCAGGCCAAGGCCTATCTGGAAAAGCTCGAAGCCCTCGACCGCGAGGTCCGCGAGACCGTCGCCAAAATCCCGCCGGAACGGCGCAAGGTGATCTCCACCCACGACGCCTTCGGCTATTTCGCCGCCGAATACGGCGTCCAGTTCGTGGCTCCCTTGGGCGTCTCCACGGAAACCGAGCCCAGCGCGCGGGACATCGCGGCCATCATCGGCCAGATCAAGGCCGCGAAGATCCCGGCGGTATTTCTGGAAAATATTAGCGATGATCGCCTGATCCGGCGGATCGCGGCCGAGACCGGGGCGAAGGTCGGCGGGACCCTGATTTCGGACGGTTTGACCGGCGAAAAGGGGCCTGCACCCACTTACATTGACATGGTCAGGCACAATATAAAGGCCCTGACCAGCGCGCTTGACCATTAG
- a CDS encoding GTP-binding protein, which yields MSEATSQKIPVTVLTGYLGAGKTTLLNRILSENHGKKYAVIVNEFGEIGIDNDLIIGADEEVFEMNNGCICCTVRGDLVRIMDGLMKRKGKFDAIIVETTGLADPAPVAQTFFVDEDVQKNARLDAVVTVADAKWLSDRLKDAPEAKNQIAFADVIVLNKTDLVNKGELAEVEARIRGINPYAKLHRTERCSVALADVLDRGAFDLDRILDIEPDFLEADDHDHDHDHHHHHGHDHHHHDHGHGLKHYHDEDMQSLSLKTDKPLDPNVFMPWLQNLVQVEGGKILRSKGILAFHDDDDRYVFQGVHMMLEGNHQRKWKEGEPRESRLVFIGRELPEEAIRKGFESCIVS from the coding sequence ATGTCTGAAGCGACCTCCCAGAAAATTCCCGTGACCGTCCTGACCGGCTATCTCGGTGCGGGCAAGACCACGTTGCTTAACCGTATCCTGTCGGAGAACCATGGCAAGAAATACGCCGTCATCGTCAACGAATTCGGCGAGATCGGCATCGACAACGACCTCATCATCGGCGCCGATGAGGAAGTGTTCGAAATGAACAACGGCTGCATCTGCTGCACCGTGCGCGGCGACCTCGTACGCATCATGGACGGCCTGATGAAGCGCAAGGGCAAGTTCGACGCCATCATCGTCGAGACCACCGGCCTTGCCGATCCGGCGCCGGTCGCGCAGACCTTCTTCGTCGACGAGGACGTGCAGAAGAACGCCCGTCTCGACGCGGTCGTCACCGTCGCCGACGCCAAATGGCTGTCCGATCGCCTGAAGGACGCGCCCGAGGCCAAGAACCAGATCGCGTTCGCCGACGTCATCGTGCTGAACAAGACCGATCTCGTCAACAAGGGCGAGCTCGCCGAGGTCGAGGCCCGCATCCGCGGCATCAACCCCTATGCGAAGCTGCATCGTACCGAGCGCTGCTCGGTGGCGCTGGCCGACGTGCTCGATCGCGGCGCGTTCGATCTCGACCGCATTCTCGACATCGAGCCTGATTTCCTGGAGGCCGACGATCATGACCACGACCATGATCATCACCACCATCACGGCCACGATCATCACCACCATGATCACGGCCACGGCCTGAAGCATTATCACGACGAGGACATGCAGTCGCTCTCGCTGAAGACCGACAAGCCGCTCGATCCGAATGTGTTCATGCCCTGGCTGCAGAACCTGGTGCAGGTCGAGGGCGGCAAGATCCTGCGCTCGAAGGGCATCCTCGCCTTCCACGACGATGACGACCGCTACGTCTTCCAGGGCGTCCACATGATGCTGGAGGGCAACCACCAGCGGAAGTGGAAGGAGGGCGAGCCGCGCGAGAGCCGCCTCGTCTTCATCGGCCGCGAATTGCCTGAAGAGGCGATCCGCAAGGGTTTCGAGAGCTGCATCGTCTCGTGA
- a CDS encoding ABC transporter ATP-binding protein, whose product MAALHFHNVTLGYDRHPAVHHLNGEVAPGALVAVIGPNGAGKSTLLRGIVGILRPLDGSIHLGGLDARDIAYLPQSAEIDRSFPISVFDFVGTGLWRDAGLFGGIGKAARAKILRAIGAVGLSGFENRPIGTLSGGQMQRVLFARVLLQDARLIVLDEPFNAIDSKTTADLLALVKHWHGEGRTVLAALHDMEMVRTHFTETLVLARGPVAWGATAEVLTPENLMVAMRMCEAFDDSAAACGEDGRSQAA is encoded by the coding sequence ATGGCGGCGCTGCACTTCCACAACGTCACGCTCGGCTACGACCGCCACCCCGCCGTGCACCATCTCAATGGCGAGGTCGCGCCAGGGGCGCTGGTCGCCGTGATCGGGCCGAACGGCGCCGGCAAGTCGACGCTGCTGCGCGGCATCGTCGGCATCCTGAGGCCGCTCGATGGCAGCATCCATCTCGGCGGGCTCGACGCTCGCGATATCGCCTATCTGCCGCAGAGTGCAGAGATCGACCGCAGCTTCCCGATCTCGGTGTTCGATTTCGTCGGCACCGGACTGTGGCGCGATGCCGGCCTGTTCGGCGGCATCGGCAAGGCCGCGCGCGCAAAGATCCTGCGCGCGATCGGCGCCGTCGGCCTCAGCGGTTTCGAGAATCGGCCGATCGGCACGCTCTCCGGCGGGCAAATGCAGCGCGTGCTGTTCGCGCGCGTGCTGCTCCAGGATGCGCGTCTGATCGTGCTCGACGAGCCCTTCAACGCCATCGACAGCAAGACCACGGCCGATCTGCTCGCGCTGGTGAAGCACTGGCACGGCGAGGGCCGCACCGTGCTCGCCGCGCTGCACGACATGGAGATGGTGCGCACCCATTTCACCGAGACGCTGGTGCTGGCGCGCGGCCCCGTGGCCTGGGGCGCGACGGCGGAGGTGCTGACGCCGGAAAACCTGATGGTCGCGATGCGGATGTGCGAGGCCTTCGATGACAGCGCCGCGGCCTGTGGCGAAGATGGGCGCTCGCAGGCGGCGTGA
- a CDS encoding metal ABC transporter permease yields the protein MVYDALIGPFTEFEFMRRALAAVIALALAGAPIGVFLMLRRMSLVGDAMAHAILPGAAVGFLLSGLNLFAMTAGGLIAGFAVAILAGVVARSTGLKEDASLATFYLASLALGVTIVSIKGTNIDLLHVLFGNILAMDDQTLLVVAFNATVTLLVLAVIYRPLVIESVDPLFLRTVSRAGGPAHLAFLALVVINLVNGFQALGTLLAVGLMILPAGIARFWSRDLTAMMCIAVIAAAVSGYAGLVLSFQTRVPSGPAIILVATVFYIVSVLFGRVGGIVRQMFPGRHLEA from the coding sequence ATGGTCTATGACGCGCTGATTGGCCCGTTCACCGAATTCGAGTTCATGCGGCGGGCGCTTGCCGCCGTGATCGCGCTGGCGCTGGCAGGCGCGCCGATCGGCGTGTTCCTGATGCTGCGGCGGATGAGCCTCGTCGGCGATGCCATGGCGCATGCGATCCTGCCTGGCGCCGCCGTCGGCTTCCTGCTCTCGGGCCTCAATCTCTTTGCGATGACGGCCGGCGGCCTAATTGCCGGTTTTGCGGTCGCGATCCTTGCCGGCGTCGTCGCCCGCTCGACCGGGCTGAAGGAAGACGCTTCGCTCGCGACCTTTTATCTCGCCTCGCTCGCGCTCGGCGTCACCATCGTCTCGATCAAGGGCACCAATATCGACCTGCTGCACGTGCTGTTTGGCAACATCCTCGCAATGGACGACCAGACCCTGCTGGTGGTCGCCTTCAACGCCACGGTCACGCTGCTGGTGCTCGCTGTGATCTACCGCCCGCTGGTGATCGAGAGCGTCGATCCACTCTTTCTGCGCACCGTGAGCCGCGCCGGCGGGCCTGCGCATCTCGCCTTCCTCGCGCTCGTCGTGATCAACCTCGTCAACGGCTTTCAGGCGCTCGGCACCTTGCTGGCGGTGGGGCTGATGATCCTCCCCGCAGGCATCGCGCGGTTCTGGTCGCGCGATCTGACGGCGATGATGTGCATTGCCGTGATCGCCGCTGCCGTCTCGGGCTATGCCGGCCTCGTGCTGTCGTTCCAGACCCGCGTGCCGTCGGGGCCCGCGATCATCCTGGTGGCGACGGTGTTCTACATCGTCTCCGTGCTGTTCGGCCGCGTCGGCGGCATCGTCAGGCAGATGTTTCCCGGCCGGCATCTGGAGGCGTGA
- a CDS encoding GNAT family N-acetyltransferase has product MSIEIDILNGDASWPIAAPLHQAVWGPQMIAGKPWAHVKWDNAHLRVLLETPEDGLVCHVGVYFRTVTWNGQKLHVGGIGGVCTREDRRGRGYATMAIDAAVHTMRANEAVRFGLLFCEPHNFAFYEARRWQPFKGEVYCEQPEGRIRFEYMAPYVFDIVRAPTLGTIDLCGLPW; this is encoded by the coding sequence ATGAGCATCGAGATCGACATTTTGAACGGCGACGCCTCATGGCCGATCGCCGCGCCGCTGCATCAGGCGGTCTGGGGACCGCAGATGATCGCGGGCAAGCCCTGGGCTCACGTCAAATGGGACAATGCCCATCTTCGCGTGCTGCTCGAGACGCCCGAGGACGGTCTCGTCTGCCACGTCGGTGTCTACTTCCGCACCGTCACCTGGAACGGACAGAAGCTCCATGTCGGCGGCATCGGCGGCGTCTGCACACGCGAGGACCGGCGCGGCCGCGGCTATGCCACCATGGCCATCGACGCAGCCGTCCATACCATGCGCGCCAACGAGGCGGTCCGCTTCGGGCTCCTGTTCTGCGAGCCGCACAATTTCGCGTTCTACGAGGCCCGCAGATGGCAGCCCTTCAAGGGCGAGGTCTATTGCGAGCAGCCGGAGGGGCGGATCCGCTTCGAGTACATGGCGCCCTACGTCTTCGACATCGTCCGCGCGCCGACGCTCGGCACCATCGACCTATGCGGCCTGCCGTGGTGA
- a CDS encoding MATE family efflux transporter: MTIDAPIDAAPPHAPVASPIASLLTAPILPTLLRLAIPNMIAMVGSTLVAIAETSYIGRLGIIPLAAIALVFPFAMLTQMMSAGAMGGGVSSAISRALGAGNRDRAATLALHAAIIGLCGGLFFTAMMLAFGRSFFTLLGGRERVLEEACGYSQVLFSGAIAIWLVNTLASVIRGTGDMRLPSMTLIGASVLQIAVGGTLGLGLFGVPQFGMPGVASGQLLAFSCAAVFFLWYLLSGRSRLPLNFRAFQFERAMFLDILKVGAVACLSPLQTVLTILIFTKILATFGTEMLAGYGIGSRLEFLLIPITFAFGIASVPMVGMAMGAGHIKRARRVAWTAAAASGLTVGLIGLVVALDPALWVSLFTRDPGVTAAAHSYFHWAGPAFVFFGMGVSLYFSSQGAARVGGPVLASTARLLIVAIGGVGLMTAQAPAWTLFALVGGAMVVFGISTAASVAFARWGK, translated from the coding sequence ATGACGATCGACGCCCCGATAGACGCCGCGCCGCCGCATGCTCCGGTCGCCTCCCCCATCGCGAGCCTGCTGACGGCGCCGATCCTGCCGACGCTGCTCCGGCTTGCGATCCCCAACATGATCGCGATGGTCGGCAGCACGCTGGTTGCGATCGCCGAGACCTCCTATATCGGCCGGCTCGGCATCATCCCGCTCGCCGCCATCGCCCTCGTTTTTCCGTTCGCGATGCTGACGCAGATGATGAGCGCGGGCGCGATGGGCGGCGGGGTCTCCTCCGCGATCAGCCGCGCGCTCGGCGCCGGGAATCGCGACCGCGCCGCGACGCTGGCGCTGCATGCCGCCATCATCGGCCTCTGCGGCGGACTGTTCTTCACGGCGATGATGCTCGCCTTCGGCCGCTCGTTCTTCACCCTGCTCGGCGGGCGCGAGCGCGTGCTCGAGGAAGCCTGCGGCTATTCGCAGGTGCTGTTCTCGGGCGCGATCGCGATCTGGCTCGTCAACACGCTGGCCTCGGTGATCCGCGGCACCGGCGACATGCGCCTGCCCTCGATGACGCTGATCGGCGCGAGCGTGCTCCAGATTGCGGTCGGCGGCACGCTGGGCCTCGGCCTGTTCGGCGTGCCGCAATTCGGCATGCCCGGCGTTGCGAGCGGCCAGCTGCTCGCGTTCAGCTGCGCCGCGGTCTTCTTTCTCTGGTATCTCCTGTCTGGTCGCAGCCGGCTGCCGCTGAATTTTCGCGCCTTCCAGTTCGAGCGCGCGATGTTCCTGGACATTCTCAAAGTCGGCGCGGTGGCCTGCCTGTCGCCGCTCCAGACCGTGCTCACCATTTTGATCTTCACAAAAATCCTGGCGACCTTCGGCACCGAGATGCTGGCCGGTTACGGCATCGGCTCGCGGCTGGAATTCTTGCTGATCCCGATCACCTTCGCCTTCGGCATCGCCTCGGTGCCGATGGTCGGCATGGCGATGGGCGCCGGACATATCAAGCGCGCGCGGCGGGTGGCCTGGACCGCGGCTGCTGCTTCCGGACTCACGGTCGGGCTGATCGGCCTCGTCGTCGCGCTCGATCCCGCCTTGTGGGTATCACTTTTCACGCGTGATCCCGGCGTCACCGCCGCCGCCCACAGCTATTTCCACTGGGCCGGACCGGCGTTCGTGTTCTTCGGCATGGGCGTGTCGCTGTATTTCTCCTCGCAGGGCGCGGCGCGCGTCGGCGGCCCCGTGCTGGCTTCCACCGCGCGCCTTTTGATCGTCGCGATCGGGGGCGTCGGCCTGATGACGGCGCAGGCACCGGCCTGGACCCTGTTCGCGCTGGTCGGCGGCGCCATGGTCGTGTTCGGGATTTCGACCGCGGCCTCGGTCGCCTTCGCGCGCTGGGGCAAATGA
- a CDS encoding permease codes for MSDPSPKDPAPAEDAESEPRPGRVRKPIGWSTIIIAALVAVSAGLVWRRDGTAGVLDILTHDLSLFGGILPRVLAGCLLGAFISEILPHEKVSRALGPKSGLMGLLIGTAFGAILPGGPFTAYPVASALLAVGADFGATIAMVVSWTLIGYGRAVAWEIPIMGTDFTLWRILISLPLPVLAGALGRFVYVRVYPKRESDEDAA; via the coding sequence TTGTCAGACCCTTCCCCGAAAGACCCGGCGCCTGCCGAGGACGCGGAGTCCGAGCCGCGGCCGGGACGCGTGCGCAAGCCGATCGGCTGGTCGACCATCATCATCGCCGCGCTGGTGGCGGTGAGCGCAGGCCTGGTCTGGCGGCGCGACGGGACGGCCGGCGTTCTCGACATCCTCACCCATGACCTGTCGCTGTTCGGCGGCATCCTGCCTCGGGTGCTGGCGGGCTGCCTGTTAGGGGCCTTCATCTCGGAGATCCTGCCGCACGAGAAGGTCTCGCGCGCGCTCGGGCCGAAATCCGGCCTGATGGGGCTTCTGATCGGCACCGCCTTCGGCGCGATCCTGCCCGGCGGACCCTTCACCGCCTATCCCGTGGCGAGCGCGCTGCTTGCGGTCGGCGCCGATTTCGGCGCCACCATCGCCATGGTCGTGAGCTGGACCCTGATCGGCTACGGCCGGGCGGTCGCCTGGGAGATCCCGATCATGGGCACCGATTTCACGCTGTGGCGGATTTTGATCTCGCTGCCGTTGCCGGTGCTCGCCGGTGCGCTCGGCCGTTTCGTTTATGTCCGGGTCTATCCGAAGCGCGAAAGCGACGAGGACGCGGCATGA
- a CDS encoding SDR family NAD(P)-dependent oxidoreductase → MHNVLVTGGSRGIGLAIGKRLARAGFNVIAAARRESDELKAAIAESEGRLHFRACDLAVIDAIPAFAKLVRDEFGPIFGLVNNAGLGTEGLLATMHNSEIEALVQLNVLSPIILTKYVARQMMADGTGRIINISSIIATTGYNGLSVYGATKAAATGFTRSLAREVGKLGITVNAIAPGFIDTELTHNLSDEGRKRIAGRSALRRLPETDDVARMVEYLLGEGGRNVTGTVFTIDAGNTA, encoded by the coding sequence ATGCATAATGTCCTCGTCACAGGCGGCAGCCGCGGCATTGGCCTTGCGATCGGCAAGCGCCTCGCCCGTGCCGGCTTCAACGTGATTGCGGCGGCGCGGCGCGAGAGCGACGAGCTCAAGGCGGCGATCGCCGAGTCCGAGGGACGCCTGCATTTCCGGGCCTGCGATCTCGCCGTGATCGACGCGATTCCCGCTTTCGCAAAGCTCGTGCGCGACGAGTTCGGCCCGATCTTTGGCCTCGTGAACAATGCCGGTCTCGGCACCGAGGGCCTGCTCGCGACCATGCACAATTCGGAGATCGAGGCGCTGGTGCAGCTCAACGTGCTGTCGCCGATCATCCTCACCAAATATGTCGCGCGCCAGATGATGGCCGATGGCACCGGCCGCATCATCAACATCTCCTCGATCATCGCGACGACAGGATATAACGGCCTCTCCGTCTACGGCGCGACCAAGGCGGCCGCGACCGGCTTCACCCGCTCGCTCGCGCGCGAGGTCGGCAAGCTCGGCATCACCGTGAATGCGATCGCGCCGGGCTTCATCGACACCGAGCTCACCCACAATCTTTCCGACGAAGGCCGCAAGCGTATCGCCGGCCGCAGCGCATTGCGCCGGTTGCCGGAGACGGACGACGTCGCGCGCATGGTGGAATATCTGCTCGGCGAGGGCGGCCGCAACGTGACCGGCACCGTGTTCACGATCGACGCGGGCAACACAGCGTAA
- a CDS encoding fatty acid--CoA ligase family protein, with amino-acid sequence MSPREIFALRDHLGAELTGRTLSDAHHVVSLTDILSQTVLGGRLRELSGRAVLLKLSDQLRSGLAMIELDGIARRMLLCPPDLNPAHLDALIADAGIDAVVTDEPDRWTDAGVPLVVTAQSPLQATTPARTERATEWLMLTSGTSGVPKIAGHTLEALTGAIVAEGPAKGLAPVWATFYDIRRYGGLQIFLRAILSGGSMVLSDPHEALGDHVARLNACGVSHISGTPSHWRKLLMSGAAAQFAPRYVRLSGEIADQAVLDGLKAAFPNSSVGHAYASTEAGVGFAVNDGLEGFPADYLGNRNGVEMKVVDGSLRIRSTRTAHAYVGRNAAALTDADGFVDSGDIVELRGDRYYFVGRRGGIINIGGLKVHPEEIEAVINRHPDVRMSRAKSRKSPITGGIVVADVILTEGTDQARVKEIRDQILEQCRAQLASHKVPAVIRFVEALDVTPAGKLARTDA; translated from the coding sequence ATGTCCCCGCGTGAGATCTTTGCGCTCCGCGACCATCTCGGCGCGGAGCTGACCGGCCGCACGCTGTCGGACGCGCACCATGTCGTGTCGCTGACGGATATCCTGTCGCAGACGGTCCTCGGCGGCCGCCTGCGCGAATTGTCCGGCCGTGCCGTCTTGCTGAAATTGTCCGACCAGCTCCGGTCGGGCCTCGCCATGATCGAGCTCGACGGCATCGCCCGTCGCATGCTGCTGTGTCCGCCCGATCTCAACCCGGCGCATCTCGACGCGTTGATCGCCGATGCCGGGATCGACGCCGTCGTCACCGACGAGCCCGATCGCTGGACTGATGCCGGCGTGCCGCTGGTCGTCACCGCGCAATCGCCGCTTCAAGCCACCACGCCTGCCAGGACCGAGCGCGCCACCGAATGGCTGATGCTGACGTCGGGCACCTCGGGCGTGCCGAAAATCGCCGGCCATACGCTGGAAGCACTGACCGGCGCCATCGTCGCCGAAGGTCCCGCGAAGGGGCTCGCTCCGGTATGGGCGACGTTCTACGACATCCGCCGCTATGGCGGACTGCAGATATTCCTCCGCGCCATCCTCTCCGGCGGCTCCATGGTGCTGTCCGATCCGCATGAGGCGCTCGGTGATCACGTCGCGCGGCTGAATGCGTGCGGCGTCTCGCATATCTCCGGCACGCCCTCGCACTGGCGCAAGCTCTTGATGAGCGGCGCGGCCGCTCAGTTCGCCCCGCGCTATGTCCGCCTCTCCGGCGAGATCGCCGACCAGGCGGTGCTCGACGGCCTCAAGGCCGCGTTCCCGAATTCCTCCGTCGGCCATGCCTATGCCTCGACCGAGGCCGGCGTCGGCTTCGCGGTCAATGACGGGCTCGAAGGCTTTCCGGCCGACTATCTCGGCAACCGCAATGGCGTCGAGATGAAGGTCGTGGATGGCTCCTTGCGCATCCGCTCGACGCGCACGGCGCATGCCTATGTCGGGCGCAACGCCGCCGCGCTCACCGATGCCGACGGCTTCGTCGACAGCGGCGACATCGTTGAATTGCGCGGCGACCGCTATTATTTCGTCGGCCGCCGCGGCGGCATCATCAATATCGGTGGCCTGAAGGTCCATCCCGAGGAGATCGAGGCGGTGATCAATCGCCACCCTGATGTCAGGATGTCGCGGGCCAAATCGCGCAAGAGTCCGATTACCGGCGGCATCGTCGTCGCCGACGTGATCCTCACCGAAGGCACCGACCAGGCGCGCGTGAAGGAGATCCGCGACCAGATCCTGGAGCAGTGCCGCGCCCAGCTCGCGTCCCACAAGGTGCCGGCGGTGATCCGCTTCGTCGAGGCGCTCGACGTCACGCCGGCCGGCAAACTGGCGCGCACCGATGCATAA